From Xiphophorus hellerii strain 12219 chromosome 20, Xiphophorus_hellerii-4.1, whole genome shotgun sequence, the proteins below share one genomic window:
- the zc3h11a gene encoding zinc finger CCCH domain-containing protein 11A, protein MTNHGDDCYFFYYSTCSKGDSCPFRHCEAAMGNETVCNLWEEGRCFRTVCKFRHMKITKNRKEISCYWENQPAGCQKPHCAFFHERPRYVEGVFVPPDKVLIKSEEPPHEEPAPPPAAAPPNAANPQLRGVIKTDTQEAVPSPTHPPVVINPADDDEDEEDQFSEEGEDGKVGPSPRKMARSGEPLNFGVSTLEEIRLRKALKSSMRRAGYPLQSADTSTNGEKENCLASYRPAHSQFGGAVVFEEPERPRGRVAERLGRRAPPADFQSGGQITIKKSLAERLGRIVDEEEPPVNTQKALKPIKERLGLVPPVRGAIAAEVNPVSTKAPDRIRIKTLEEIRQAKAGSQKDVPAADAAETTKTELVRAAKATKRSITLTDAPIGHVKTFSEIIREKKMKQEEEQNQNPNLMKAEHPEEKAPAKGPGPTDAADVEKVRVKTLEEIRREKAARVQAQQTADSPDPELSAPKRSHLLRVKKSPTQQSNTAAERSAEPAERPAKAAASPAQASDIKVKTFEEIMQEKRLRRQEQEGQAKSPAEADSSQKQSASSALKRKTPATTCHSPAEPPPPSRVSIRKLVSLKPRAPSPPKRTASPGPKTVAMAMALSDSPKQSSTDFLDKTKRGTVSQPSALIMRESSQPAELPADSNQTETLEHPGSCKVRPKLNVKPSVVKPAGQVKPPPKKRGVEGSAVAAVKPMNSSVAAQQSSNKEVQPMSAVPPTPSTQRDELQTVPVFTQIQGQDIKAGASGDAVRDTWPVPQSPVVRSPTQPRARRSSAAASRTASTSNPDASGSSVDDFEDLINQFTDDHLEGDVDPAIGEDDLLQELSEMIDS, encoded by the exons ATGACCAACCATGGAGACGACTGCTACTTCTTCTACTACTCTACCTGCTCTAAA GGTGACAGCTGCCCATTCCGACACTGTGAGGCTGCCATGGGCAACGAGACTGTCTGCAACCTTTGGGAGGAAGGACGCTGCTTCCGTACTGTCTGCAAGTTTCGCCACATGAAGATCACA aaaaacaggaaggaaattTCCTGTTACTGGGAGAACCAGCCCGCTGGCTGCCAGAAACCACACTGTGCCTTCTTCCATGAGAGGCCCCGCTACGTAGAGGGCGTCTTTGTCCCTCCTGATAAAG TACTGATCAAAAGCGAGGAGCCGCCGCACGAGGAGCCGGCACCGCCGCCAGCTGCCGCTCCGCCCAATGCAGCCAACCCTCAGCTCCGAGGGGTCATCAAGACGGACACACAGGAGGCGGTACCAAGCCCCACACATCCACCCGTGGTGATTAATCCAGCAGATGATGACGAGGATGAAGAAG ACCAGTTCTCGGAGGAGGGAGAGGATGGCAAGGTCGGTCCTTCACCTAGGAAGATGGCTAGATCAG GAGAGCCGCTGAACTTCGGCGTGAGCACCTTGGAGGAGATCCGGCTGAGGAAGGCCCTGAAGTCCAGCATGAGGAGGGCGGGTTACCCCCTCCAGAGCGCCGACACCTCCACCAACGGAGAGAAGGAGAACTGCCTGGCATCGTACCGGCCCGCCCACTCACAGTTTGGAG GCGCTGTTGTTTTTGAAGAGCCTGAGCGACCCAGAGGCAGGGTGGCTGAACGGCTTGGGCGAAgggcgccccctgcag ATTTTCAAAGCGGGGGACAGATTACAATAAAGAAGAGTCTGGCTGAGCGTTTGGGCAGAATTGTTGATGAAGAGGAGCCGCCAGTCAACACTCAGAAAG ccTTGAAACCGATCAAAGAAAGACTTGGGCTGGTTCCACCTGTCAGAGGTGCTATTGCAG CTGAGGTCAACCCAGTGTCTACCAAAGCTCCCGATCGGATCCGCATCAAAACTCTAGAAGAGATCAGACAGGCCAAGGCCGGCAGCCAGAAGGACGTTCCTGCAGCCGACGCAGCGGAAACCACCAAAACAGAACTGGTCAGGGCCGCCAAGGCGACCAAGAGATCCATCACTCTAACAGACGCCCCCATCGGCCACGTTAAAACCTTCTCTGAGATCATtcgagagaaaaaaatgaagcaggaggaggaacagaaccagaaccccaACCTGATGAAGGCAGAGCACCCAGAGGAGAAGGCTCCAGCCAAGGGCCCGGGGCCGACGGACGCTGCTGACGTGGAGAAGGTGAGAGTGAAGACACTGGAGGAAATCCGCAGGGAGAAAGCAGCCAGGGTCCAGGCCCAGCAGACCGCCGACAGCCCCGACCCCGAGCTCAGCGCCCCAAAGAGGTCACATCTGCTGCGGGTCAAGAAGTCCCCAACCCAAC AAAGCAACACGGCGGCTGAAAGGAGCGCTGAACCAGCAGAGAGGCCGGCGAAAGCTGCAGCATCTCCTGCTCAG GCCTCCGATATCAAGGTGAAGACTTTTGAGGAGATCATGCAGGAGAAACGCCTCCGCAGACAGGAGCAGGAGGGGCAGGCCAAAAGCCCCGCCGAGGCCGATTCGTCTCAGAAGCAGAGTGCCAGCAGCGCCCTCAAGAGGAAGACCCCTGCCACGACCTGTCATTCCCCGGCAGAGCCCCCGCCGCCTTCCAGAGTCTCAATTCGGAAACTCGTCTCCCTAAAACCGCGAGCACCATCGCCTCCGAAGAGGACAGCTTCTCCTGGCCCCAAAACCGTTGCCATGGCAATGGCGCTCTCAGACTCACCAAAGCAGAGCTCCACAGACTTCCTGGACAAAACCAAAAGAGGCACCGTCTCACAGCCGTCTGCACTGATAATGAGGGAGTCGAGTCAGCCTGCAGAACTCCCTGCAGACTCTAATCAGACCGAAACCTTGGAGCATCCAGGCAGCTGCAAAG tGAGGCCTAAGCTGAATGTGAAGCCATCAGTGGTGAAGCCTGCAGGGCAGGTGAAGCCGCCTCCGAAGAAGAGAGGAGTGGAGGGTTCTGCTGTTGCAGCTGTGAAACCCATGAACAGCTCAGTCGCTGCTCAGCAG TCTTCAAACAAAGAGGTCCAGCCAATGTCTGCTGTGCCGCCCACCCCCAGCACCCAGAGGGACGAGCTTCAGACGGTTCCTGTCTTCACACAGATTCAGGGTCAAGACATCAAGGCAGGCGCCAGTGGAGATGCAGTCAGAGACACCTGGCCGGTTCCACAAAG